AAATGTGGTGATTTATCAGCCCAGCAAAGGGATATGGTAGAACGTATCCTCAATAATGGCAAGCATTTATTAATGTTGTTAAATGAAGTCCTTGACTTCTCTAAACTGGAGTCTGGTAGATTATGTCTGAAACCAGAAATATTCGATTTATCACAGATAGTCAAAGCTACCGTTGCTGAAACTTTATCTCTAGCAGAGGCAAAAAAACTTTCTGTACAGGTTCAAAATAACTTACAAAATAGTATGGTATTTAATGATCCTGTACGTGTGCGGCAAATTTTAATGAATCTGCTCTCGAATGCGATTAAATTTACAGAGTCCGGTAGTATCGGTGTGGATGTCACAGAACTGCCAGATCATCAAATAGAAATTGCTGTTTGGGATACAGGCATTGGTATCGCCCCCTCAGATCTAAAATATATCTTTGAAGCCTTTCGCCAACTTGACCAAAGTATTACTCGTAAATATCCCGGTACAGGTCTTGGTTTGCCAATTGTAGATGCGCTAGTCCAAATGATGGGGGGCAAAATAGCTATAGAAAGTGAATTAAACCAGGGTTCAGTCTTTCGGATTTCGCTACCACGTCAAGTTTTGTCATCCAAGGTACAAAATCAAGATGGATCGCCAAGGATTTCTAATATATTATCATCAAAAAAGACCTTGAGTAAACAGCCAGAGACACTTAATTTTGCCCAAGACCAAGTGCAGCAACTACCCAGAGAAAGAGGCAAGTAATTTCATGTATTTAGTCATTTTTGATGAAGTGGAAATGTGAAATGAAAAATAATGACAGAGTGCAAAAACAGAAAAATAACAAATGACGACAATACAGCTTTCCTCAATATTATTATCCAATGAAATATGTTTTCAGCTACAGATACTAAAGTAGAAAAAATTCTTGCCGTTGATGATACACCTGATAACTTATTCTTACTACAGACAATCTTAGAAATTGAAGGGTACGAAATAGATTTAGTGGCAGATGGGGCAACAGCCTTACAGCAAGTCGAAGAATCTCCTCCAGATTTAATCTTACTAGATGTG
Above is a genomic segment from Fischerella sp. JS2 containing:
- a CDS encoding ATP-binding response regulator; protein product: MEETLKVLVVDDDEVDRMSVRRGLKAAGINVQLFEAPDCKSAIAHLQDNSFDCVFLDYRLPDQDGLTLINDVRSRNIKVPLVVLTGQGDEQIAVELMKAGAIDYLSKSRVSPVTLTQVLRNAIRVYRAEMQVALVNQQLRESNELLIRKNQELEAQQQQIELQNIKLKEASLLKSQFLATISHELRTPMNAIIGFSQLLLRPKCGDLSAQQRDMVERILNNGKHLLMLLNEVLDFSKLESGRLCLKPEIFDLSQIVKATVAETLSLAEAKKLSVQVQNNLQNSMVFNDPVRVRQILMNLLSNAIKFTESGSIGVDVTELPDHQIEIAVWDTGIGIAPSDLKYIFEAFRQLDQSITRKYPGTGLGLPIVDALVQMMGGKIAIESELNQGSVFRISLPRQVLSSKVQNQDGSPRISNILSSKKTLSKQPETLNFAQDQVQQLPRERGK